Proteins from a single region of Kineococcus rhizosphaerae:
- a CDS encoding ATP-binding protein has protein sequence MQIELLGPLRVLADDGTEVAVPGTRLRRLLAELALRAGHPVSTGLLEDLLWTEEAPSGPGALQSLVSRLRRTLGDGATVAAGPAGYALRGVDVDVPQVEAGFARGRALLREGRSAQAEQTLTAALGRWRGPLAEIAGTPDAVRLEEARLEALADRARARLSLGELDGLAAELDELARAHPLREGFAELRVRVLTAAGRAGEALAAYEHTRKVLADELGADPSAPLRAAHLEALAGGPGPGSGRAGVAPAALTSFVGRDGDVARVRELLRSARCVTLVGPGGAGKTRLSTEVAALLGGVVNVVPLAPVAEGADVLGALAAVVGARDTGREKRPLRADLDQRSRVLSALGGPPTLLVLDNCEHVVDAVAHLAEDLLHACPGLTVLATSREGLGIEGEVLHPLGPLRGEAAVELFADRARAVSPGFSAEGAQRDVVERIVARLDGLPLALELAAARLRTMSPDDLLERLSDRFRVLTGGRRTAVARHRTLRAVVDWSWDLLEPDERTLLQRLSVFHAPVQVEAAAALAPDLGDEVTVADLLGSLVEKSLVQLRPGTPARYGVLETIREYGAERLAASGELEKALEARSDWALGVVERASAGLRGSAQASWSQRLDAESEDLLAALRHLVASARPADALRLAIPVATWWTALGRHAPAQEWLATARSGGPSGGPADLVAEGIELVNSVMDGRAQWEATRGRMEELRAGLLAVPAAERNAMTVLLSMFLERLTDEARGDVVHLADDPQVQRFLAVAPHDPWIDALVHLMCAAGAENLGDAEGMARYAALAAEGFGALGESWGRAGALRFRAQHLLYTGDLDGAERTYRLAADLVSAFGNVDDEVQLRMRLVDVLQRRGLLEEATAELDRMGVVAGTTSATTRTWLVLTQVGLLRATGRLDEAHAVVREQLADLSRRPTSAIWGHERAGLLTAWAHVQLATGRLEEAAATVRESVEFALGTFDMPIVSLAAVAAARWSLLAGEPARSARLLGVAANLRGADDRSEPDVARTRADLERHLAAEVVEAAHAAARDLPRSAALAALRAAVGLRDDERGTP, from the coding sequence GTGCAGATCGAGCTCCTCGGCCCGCTGCGGGTCCTGGCGGACGACGGGACCGAGGTCGCGGTGCCCGGGACGCGGCTGCGCCGCCTGCTGGCCGAGCTCGCGCTGCGCGCCGGGCACCCCGTCTCGACGGGGCTGCTCGAGGACCTGCTGTGGACCGAGGAGGCGCCGAGCGGACCCGGTGCGCTGCAGTCCCTCGTGTCCCGGCTGCGCCGGACGCTGGGGGACGGGGCGACCGTCGCGGCCGGCCCGGCCGGGTACGCGCTGCGCGGGGTCGACGTCGACGTCCCGCAGGTGGAGGCGGGGTTCGCGCGCGGGCGGGCGCTGCTGCGCGAGGGGCGGTCCGCGCAGGCCGAGCAGACCCTGACGGCCGCGCTCGGCCGCTGGCGCGGTCCGCTGGCCGAGATCGCCGGCACCCCGGACGCCGTGCGCCTGGAGGAGGCCCGCCTGGAGGCCCTCGCCGACCGGGCCCGGGCGCGGTTGTCCCTGGGCGAGCTCGACGGGCTGGCCGCCGAGCTCGACGAGCTCGCCCGGGCCCACCCGCTGCGCGAGGGGTTCGCCGAGCTGCGGGTCCGCGTCCTGACCGCCGCGGGGCGGGCGGGGGAGGCGCTGGCCGCCTACGAGCACACCCGGAAGGTCCTGGCCGACGAGCTCGGGGCCGACCCGTCCGCGCCGCTGCGCGCGGCCCACCTGGAGGCGCTGGCGGGCGGACCCGGTCCCGGCTCCGGGCGCGCCGGCGTCGCGCCGGCGGCGCTGACCTCGTTCGTGGGGCGCGACGGCGACGTCGCCCGCGTCCGGGAACTGCTGCGCTCGGCCCGGTGCGTGACCCTCGTCGGGCCCGGGGGCGCCGGCAAGACCCGGTTGTCCACCGAGGTCGCCGCGCTGCTCGGGGGCGTCGTCAACGTCGTCCCGCTCGCCCCGGTCGCCGAGGGCGCCGACGTCCTGGGGGCGCTCGCCGCCGTCGTCGGGGCCCGGGACACCGGCCGCGAGAAGCGCCCGCTGCGCGCCGACCTCGACCAGCGCTCGCGCGTGCTGTCGGCCCTCGGCGGCCCGCCGACCCTGCTCGTCCTCGACAACTGCGAACACGTCGTCGACGCCGTCGCGCACCTGGCCGAGGACCTGCTGCACGCCTGCCCGGGCCTGACGGTGCTCGCCACCTCCCGCGAGGGCCTGGGGATCGAGGGCGAGGTCCTGCACCCGCTGGGCCCCTTGCGCGGCGAGGCGGCCGTGGAGCTGTTCGCCGACCGGGCCCGCGCGGTGTCGCCGGGGTTCAGCGCCGAGGGAGCGCAGCGCGACGTCGTCGAGCGGATCGTCGCCCGGCTCGACGGCCTGCCGCTGGCCCTGGAGCTGGCCGCGGCGCGGTTGCGCACGATGAGCCCGGACGACCTGCTGGAGCGGCTGTCCGACCGGTTCCGCGTCCTGACGGGGGGCCGGCGGACGGCGGTGGCCCGCCACCGCACGCTGCGCGCCGTCGTCGACTGGAGCTGGGACCTGCTCGAACCCGACGAGCGCACGCTGCTGCAGCGGCTGTCGGTCTTCCACGCCCCCGTCCAGGTCGAGGCCGCGGCGGCGCTCGCCCCCGACCTGGGGGACGAGGTCACCGTGGCCGACCTCCTGGGGTCCCTGGTCGAGAAGTCGCTGGTGCAGCTGCGTCCGGGGACCCCGGCCCGGTACGGGGTGCTGGAGACGATCAGGGAGTACGGCGCCGAACGGCTCGCCGCCTCCGGCGAGCTGGAGAAGGCCCTGGAGGCGCGCAGCGACTGGGCGCTGGGGGTCGTCGAGCGCGCCTCGGCCGGTCTGCGCGGGTCCGCGCAGGCGTCCTGGTCGCAGCGGCTGGACGCCGAGTCCGAGGACCTGCTGGCCGCCCTGCGGCACCTGGTCGCCTCCGCGCGGCCCGCGGACGCGCTGCGGCTGGCGATCCCCGTGGCGACGTGGTGGACGGCGCTGGGCCGGCACGCCCCGGCGCAGGAGTGGCTCGCGACGGCCCGCTCGGGCGGTCCCTCGGGCGGACCGGCGGACCTGGTGGCCGAGGGGATCGAGCTCGTGAACTCGGTCATGGACGGCCGGGCCCAGTGGGAGGCGACGCGCGGGCGCATGGAGGAACTGCGTGCGGGCCTGCTGGCGGTGCCGGCGGCCGAGCGCAACGCCATGACGGTGCTGCTGTCCATGTTCCTCGAACGCCTCACCGACGAGGCCAGGGGGGACGTGGTCCACCTGGCCGACGACCCGCAGGTCCAGCGGTTCCTGGCCGTCGCCCCGCACGACCCGTGGATCGACGCCCTCGTGCACCTCATGTGCGCGGCGGGGGCCGAGAACCTGGGCGACGCCGAGGGCATGGCCCGGTACGCCGCCCTGGCCGCGGAGGGGTTCGGCGCCCTGGGGGAGAGCTGGGGGCGGGCCGGGGCCCTGCGGTTCCGGGCGCAGCACCTGCTCTACACCGGGGACCTGGACGGGGCGGAACGGACCTACCGGCTCGCGGCGGACCTGGTGTCGGCCTTCGGCAACGTCGACGACGAGGTCCAGCTGCGGATGCGCCTGGTCGACGTCCTGCAGCGCCGCGGGCTGCTGGAGGAGGCGACCGCCGAGCTGGACCGGATGGGGGTCGTGGCGGGGACCACCTCGGCGACCACCCGCACCTGGCTCGTCCTGACGCAGGTGGGGTTGCTGCGCGCCACCGGGCGGCTCGACGAGGCGCACGCCGTCGTGCGCGAGCAGTTGGCCGACCTCTCCCGGCGCCCCACGAGCGCGATCTGGGGGCACGAGCGCGCGGGGTTGCTGACGGCCTGGGCACACGTCCAGCTCGCCACCGGGCGGCTGGAGGAGGCCGCGGCGACGGTGCGGGAATCGGTGGAGTTCGCTCTGGGGACCTTCGACATGCCCATCGTCTCCCTCGCCGCGGTGGCGGCGGCGCGCTGGTCGCTGCTGGCGGGTGAACCGGCCCGGTCCGCCCGCCTGCTGGGTGTCGCCGCCAACCTGCGCGGCGCCGACGACCGGAGCGAACCGGACGTCGCCCGCACCCGCGCCGACCTCGAACGGCACCTGGCCGCGGAGGTCGTCGAGGCCGCCCACGCCGCGGCGCGCGACCTGCCGCGGTCCGCGGCGCTGGCCGCGCTGCGTGCCGCCGTGGGACTCCGGGACGACGAGCGCGGAACCCCTTGA
- a CDS encoding ABC transporter permease, protein MSTTLERPTPTTVLPTSPSPFRGLRHAAALAVRNLIKTARTPEALIDVTIQPIIFLLLFTYIFGGALGGGDRTSYLQYLLPGLLAQSIALAGVALGQNLNSDIQKGVFDRFRSLPIARSAPLVGAVLADVVRYLILFAITMGAAYVMGFRVQTGLVPTLAALGVSMAFALSFCWISVFVGLLVRTPGAVQGLMFLLVMPLSFGSNVFVNTATMPGWLQSFVHVNPITHLVGVVRGLMLGGPVAGDLAWTGGWIAVFLAVFVPLALRAYNRRA, encoded by the coding sequence GTGAGCACCACCCTGGAGCGCCCCACGCCCACGACCGTCCTGCCGACCTCGCCCAGTCCCTTCCGGGGCCTGCGACACGCTGCGGCCCTGGCGGTCCGCAACCTGATCAAGACCGCCCGGACCCCCGAGGCGCTCATCGACGTGACGATCCAGCCGATCATCTTCCTGCTGCTGTTCACGTACATCTTCGGTGGCGCCCTCGGCGGCGGGGACCGCACGAGCTACCTGCAGTACCTGCTGCCGGGCCTGCTGGCCCAGTCCATCGCGCTCGCCGGGGTCGCCCTCGGGCAGAACCTGAACTCCGACATCCAGAAGGGCGTCTTCGACCGGTTCCGGTCGCTGCCCATCGCACGGTCGGCCCCACTGGTGGGGGCGGTCCTGGCCGACGTCGTGCGGTACCTCATCCTGTTCGCGATCACCATGGGCGCGGCGTACGTCATGGGTTTCCGGGTCCAGACGGGACTGGTTCCGACGCTGGCGGCCCTCGGGGTCTCGATGGCCTTCGCCCTGTCGTTCTGCTGGATCTCCGTGTTCGTCGGCCTGCTGGTCCGCACGCCCGGTGCCGTGCAGGGGCTCATGTTCCTGCTCGTCATGCCGCTGAGCTTCGGCAGCAACGTGTTCGTGAACACCGCCACCATGCCCGGCTGGCTGCAGAGCTTCGTCCACGTCAACCCGATCACCCACCTCGTCGGCGTGGTCCGCGGGTTGATGCTCGGCGGCCCCGTGGCCGGCGACCTGGCCTGGACGGGGGGCTGGATCGCGGTGTTCCTCGCGGTGTTCGTCCCGCTGGCCCTGCGCGCCTACAACCGCCGGGCCTGA
- a CDS encoding ATP-binding cassette domain-containing protein — translation MTYAIEADGLRKRFGDTQALDGVSLQVGEGRVLGVLGPNGAGKTTAVRILATLLRPDEGSARIGGFDVVRDAAAVRRTIGLTGQYASVDEDLTGVQNLVLIGTLLDLSRRDARRRAAELLEWFDLTDAASRPAGTYSGGMRRRLDLAASLVGRPAVVFLDEPTTGLDPAKRDAMWDVVRTLVDEGSTILLTTQYLEEADQLADEITVIDHGRVIAHDTPVGLKRQAGNRTLTVVPVDAADGPVVQALLAGVSHEEPAPLAGGGFSVPVLDERAMGSTVSALADRGIAVSELSLHLPTLDEVFSTLTQKEVAA, via the coding sequence ATGACCTACGCGATCGAGGCCGACGGCCTGCGCAAACGATTCGGTGACACCCAGGCGCTCGACGGTGTCTCCCTCCAGGTGGGCGAGGGCAGGGTCCTCGGGGTGCTCGGGCCGAACGGCGCGGGCAAGACGACGGCCGTGCGGATCCTCGCGACGCTGCTGCGGCCCGACGAGGGCAGTGCCCGCATCGGCGGGTTCGACGTCGTCCGCGACGCCGCCGCGGTCCGCCGCACGATCGGGCTCACCGGCCAGTACGCCTCGGTGGACGAGGACCTCACGGGGGTGCAGAACCTCGTCCTCATCGGCACCCTGCTCGACCTGTCCCGCCGCGACGCCCGCCGGCGCGCGGCCGAACTGCTCGAGTGGTTCGACCTCACCGACGCCGCCTCGCGCCCGGCGGGCACCTACTCCGGGGGGATGCGCCGGCGTCTGGACCTCGCGGCCTCCCTCGTCGGGCGCCCGGCCGTGGTGTTCCTCGACGAACCCACCACCGGCCTGGACCCGGCCAAGCGCGACGCGATGTGGGACGTCGTGCGCACGCTCGTCGACGAGGGTTCGACGATCCTGCTGACCACGCAGTACCTCGAGGAGGCCGACCAGCTGGCCGACGAGATCACCGTCATCGACCACGGCCGCGTCATCGCCCACGACACCCCCGTCGGGCTCAAGCGCCAGGCCGGGAACCGGACCCTGACGGTCGTGCCCGTCGACGCCGCCGACGGCCCCGTCGTCCAGGCCCTGCTCGCCGGCGTCTCCCACGAGGAACCCGCTCCGCTGGCCGGCGGGGGGTTCTCCGTCCCGGTCCTGGACGAACGCGCGATGGGCTCCACGGTGTCGGCGCTGGCCGACCGCGGCATCGCGGTGAGCGAACTCTCGCTGCACCTGCCCACCCTCGACGAAGTCTTCTCCACCCTCACCCAGAAGGAGGTGGCCGCGTGA
- a CDS encoding Uma2 family endonuclease, translating to MPRVDRSRQYWDGPVALLVEVLPPSNEAEDRVRNLHDDAAAGCPEHWIWSRRPAPDSPWGRVVHVFTLVGGAYVLDQVITGSAHLDRWGITVDVEGLLEG from the coding sequence CTGCCGCGGGTCGACCGGTCCCGCCAGTACTGGGACGGACCCGTGGCGCTCCTGGTCGAGGTGCTCCCGCCCTCGAACGAGGCGGAGGACCGGGTCCGCAACCTGCACGACGACGCGGCAGCCGGGTGTCCCGAGCACTGGATCTGGAGCCGGCGCCCAGCGCCGGACTCCCCGTGGGGAAGGGTGGTGCACGTGTTCACCCTCGTCGGGGGCGCCTACGTCCTGGACCAGGTGATCACCGGCTCCGCGCACCTCGACCGCTGGGGGATCACCGTCGACGTCGAGGGGCTCCTCGAGGGCTGA
- a CDS encoding LacI family DNA-binding transcriptional regulator — protein MTRPATIVDVARVAGVSRQTVTRAMHDMAGISPATRDRVLAAARELNYHPSRFGRGLVKPAARTLGLLVGDLTNPYYAELASTVLRLAGERGWNVVMAEPGSVADLTGGADAVIGFTGLALDPPATGAPNLPVVEIDPPRVQPGHGRVEFERATATRDAVRHLLSRGVRRPVVLDRAGTSARGRAFAEAFRAEGVEPVPADRELGWPDLAGAAPDALVAFNDLDGFRLLRDLASAGVAVPGEVKVVGVDGLAVGEFVTPRLSTLAIDLTEVAGAALDLVVELSQGRSEAAVRVVAHRFVARDST, from the coding sequence GTGACGCGCCCGGCCACCATCGTCGACGTCGCCCGGGTGGCGGGGGTCTCGCGCCAGACCGTCACCCGGGCGATGCACGACATGGCCGGCATCAGTCCCGCGACGCGGGACCGGGTGCTGGCCGCCGCCCGCGAGCTGAACTACCACCCCTCGCGCTTCGGCCGGGGGCTGGTCAAACCCGCGGCCCGCACCCTCGGGCTGCTCGTGGGCGACCTGACGAACCCCTACTACGCCGAACTCGCCTCGACGGTCCTGCGGCTGGCCGGTGAGCGCGGCTGGAACGTCGTGATGGCCGAGCCCGGTTCGGTGGCCGACCTGACCGGGGGTGCCGACGCCGTCATCGGTTTCACGGGCCTGGCCCTGGACCCGCCGGCGACGGGCGCCCCGAACCTGCCGGTCGTGGAGATCGACCCGCCGCGCGTGCAGCCGGGGCACGGGCGGGTCGAGTTCGAGCGGGCCACCGCCACCCGCGACGCCGTGCGGCACCTGCTGTCGCGCGGCGTGCGCCGCCCCGTCGTCCTCGACCGTGCCGGCACCTCGGCGCGCGGGCGTGCCTTCGCCGAGGCGTTCCGCGCCGAGGGGGTGGAACCGGTGCCGGCCGACCGCGAACTCGGCTGGCCCGACCTCGCCGGTGCGGCACCCGACGCGCTCGTGGCGTTCAACGACCTCGACGGTTTCCGGCTGCTGCGCGACCTGGCGAGCGCCGGGGTCGCCGTCCCCGGCGAGGTCAAGGTCGTCGGGGTCGACGGCCTGGCCGTCGGGGAGTTCGTGACCCCGCGCCTGTCGACGCTGGCGATCGACCTCACCGAGGTCGCCGGCGCCGCCCTCGACCTCGTCGTGGAACTGTCGCAGGGCCGGTCCGAGGCCGCGGTCCGGGTCGTCGCCCACCGGTTCGTGGCCCGCGACTCGACCTGA
- a CDS encoding aldo/keto reductase, whose translation MTSTSPTRWAVLGPGGIAHRFASQLPAAGAQLVAVGSSPTPAGTERARAFAAEFAPLFDSEAFVGDYDAVLARPDVDAVYVSTVHVTHAKLALAAIRAGKHVLVEKPFAPNQGAVMAMVDAARQSGVHVLEAYMYAHHPQFQKTLDLVRSGAIGTVQHVDASFAFATGKKEGRLHDANLAGGGILDVGGYPVSAAYLVAGAALGHPAAVKEFSAQGTVGETGVDEWAVASITFAGGVTASVRTGVGLSEPQSVTVYGSAGTIHLPDPWTIKGETAVVVTRPGAEPETIPFDPDLPENKAYALEAKALVSDATPAFTLDDTLAVNAVLNRWRDALGLRYPFETDTVDIPTVSGLPLRRTEPTAMKYGRIPGLDREVSRLVMGCDNQPDLAHASAIFDAFVEAGGNTFDTAWLYGMGKYEKLLGRWIANRGIRKDVNVIVKGCHTPHCDPESLTRQLFESFERQGNDHADIYMMHRDNEDIPVGEFVDVLDEHASAGRITVYGGSNWSTARVDEANEYAAKHGKRPFTVLSNHFGLAEAYDVPWAGCRHVTDPESKEWLTERNIALLPWSSQARGFFARADADDTSDAELVRCYYSDANFERKARAEKLGRELGVPATAIALAFVLAQPFEVFALFGPRTIAEARSSMAGLGVELDAHQVAWLDLREG comes from the coding sequence GTGACGTCCACCTCCCCCACCCGCTGGGCCGTGCTCGGACCCGGTGGCATCGCCCACCGGTTCGCCTCCCAGCTCCCCGCCGCCGGCGCGCAGCTCGTCGCCGTCGGCAGCTCGCCCACGCCCGCGGGCACCGAACGCGCCCGCGCCTTCGCCGCCGAGTTCGCCCCCCTGTTCGACTCCGAGGCCTTCGTCGGCGACTACGACGCCGTCCTGGCCCGTCCCGACGTCGACGCCGTCTACGTCAGCACCGTCCACGTGACCCACGCGAAGCTCGCCCTCGCGGCGATCCGCGCGGGCAAGCACGTGCTCGTCGAGAAGCCGTTCGCCCCCAACCAGGGCGCCGTCATGGCGATGGTCGACGCGGCGCGGCAGTCCGGCGTCCACGTGCTCGAGGCGTACATGTACGCCCACCACCCGCAGTTCCAGAAGACCCTCGACCTCGTCCGCAGCGGCGCGATCGGCACCGTGCAGCACGTCGACGCGAGCTTCGCCTTCGCGACCGGAAAGAAGGAGGGACGCCTCCACGACGCGAACCTCGCCGGCGGGGGGATCCTCGACGTCGGGGGCTACCCCGTCTCGGCCGCCTACCTCGTCGCGGGTGCAGCGCTCGGCCACCCCGCCGCGGTGAAGGAGTTCTCCGCCCAGGGCACCGTCGGCGAGACCGGCGTCGACGAGTGGGCCGTCGCCTCGATCACCTTCGCCGGCGGCGTCACCGCCTCGGTCCGCACCGGTGTCGGGCTGTCCGAACCCCAGTCGGTCACCGTGTACGGCTCGGCCGGGACGATCCACCTGCCCGACCCGTGGACCATCAAGGGCGAGACCGCCGTGGTCGTCACCAGGCCCGGCGCCGAACCGGAGACGATCCCCTTCGACCCCGACCTGCCGGAGAACAAGGCCTACGCCCTGGAGGCGAAGGCCCTCGTCTCCGACGCGACCCCGGCGTTCACGCTCGACGACACCCTCGCGGTCAACGCCGTGCTGAACCGCTGGCGCGACGCGCTCGGCCTGCGCTACCCGTTCGAGACCGACACCGTCGACATCCCCACCGTCTCCGGCCTGCCGCTGCGGCGCACCGAACCCACCGCCATGAAGTACGGCCGCATCCCCGGCCTGGACCGCGAGGTGTCGCGGCTGGTGATGGGCTGCGACAACCAGCCCGACCTGGCCCACGCCTCGGCGATCTTCGACGCGTTCGTCGAGGCCGGCGGCAACACCTTCGACACGGCCTGGCTGTACGGCATGGGCAAGTACGAGAAGCTGCTGGGCCGCTGGATCGCCAACCGCGGGATCCGCAAGGACGTCAACGTCATCGTCAAGGGCTGCCACACCCCGCACTGCGACCCCGAGTCGCTGACGCGCCAGCTGTTCGAGTCCTTCGAGCGGCAGGGCAACGACCACGCGGACATCTACATGATGCACCGCGACAACGAGGACATCCCCGTCGGCGAGTTCGTCGACGTCCTCGACGAGCACGCCTCCGCCGGCCGCATCACGGTCTACGGCGGGTCGAACTGGTCGACGGCGCGCGTCGACGAGGCGAACGAGTACGCCGCGAAGCACGGCAAGCGCCCGTTCACGGTGCTGTCCAACCACTTCGGCCTCGCCGAGGCGTACGACGTGCCGTGGGCCGGGTGCCGCCACGTGACCGACCCCGAGTCCAAGGAGTGGCTGACCGAGCGGAACATCGCCCTGCTGCCGTGGAGCTCGCAGGCCCGCGGGTTCTTCGCCCGGGCCGACGCGGACGACACCAGCGACGCCGAGCTCGTGCGCTGCTACTACTCCGACGCGAACTTCGAGCGCAAGGCCCGCGCCGAGAAGCTGGGCCGCGAACTCGGCGTCCCGGCCACCGCGATCGCGCTGGCGTTCGTGCTGGCCCAGCCGTTCGAGGTGTTCGCCCTCTTCGGGCCGCGCACCATCGCCGAGGCCCGGTCCTCGATGGCCGGCCTGGGCGTCGAGCTCGACGCCCACCAGGTCGCCTGGCTGGACCTGCGCGAGGGGTGA
- the ilvD gene encoding dihydroxy-acid dehydratase, producing MSPADGVDVKPRSRQVTDGLEATASRGMLRAVGMGDDDWEKPQIGVASSWNEITPCNLPLDRLAKAVKDGVHAAHGYPLEFGTISVSDGISMGHEGMHFSLVSREVIADSVETVMSAERLDGSVLLAGCDKSLPGMLMAAARLDLASVFLYAGTILPGRAKLSDGSEHEVTLIDAFEAVGACARGLMSREDVDVIERAICPGEGACGGMYTANTMAAAAEALGMSLPGSAAPPATDRRRDGFARKSGEAVVNLLRHGITARQILTKEAFENAIAVVMALGGSTNAVLHLLAIAYEAEVELTLDDFDRVAGKVPHLGDLKPFGRHVMVDVDRIGGIPVVMRALLDAGLLHGDVLTVTGRTMAENLADIAPPDVDGVVLRALDNPIHKTGGITILKGNLAPGGAVVKSAGFDSEVFEGTARVFERERAALDALEDGTISAGDVVVIRYEGPKGGPGMREMLAITGAIKGAGLGKDVLLMTDGRFSGGTTGLCVGHMAPEAVDGGPIAFVRDGDTIRLDVAGKTLEVLVSEEELAARREGWEPLPPVFKRGVLAKYAKQVQSASVGAVCF from the coding sequence GTGAGCCCAGCTGATGGAGTGGACGTCAAACCGCGCAGCCGCCAGGTCACCGACGGTCTGGAGGCGACCGCTTCGCGCGGGATGCTCCGCGCCGTCGGCATGGGGGACGACGACTGGGAGAAGCCCCAGATCGGCGTCGCCTCGAGCTGGAACGAGATCACCCCCTGCAACCTGCCGCTGGACCGCCTGGCCAAGGCCGTCAAGGACGGCGTGCACGCCGCCCACGGGTACCCGCTGGAGTTCGGCACCATCTCCGTCTCCGACGGGATCTCCATGGGGCACGAGGGGATGCACTTCTCCCTCGTCTCCCGCGAGGTCATCGCCGACTCCGTCGAGACCGTGATGAGCGCCGAGCGCCTCGACGGCTCGGTGCTGCTCGCCGGCTGCGACAAGTCGCTGCCGGGCATGCTGATGGCCGCCGCCCGCCTCGACCTGGCCAGCGTCTTCCTCTACGCCGGCACGATCCTGCCCGGGCGGGCCAAGCTGTCCGACGGCAGCGAGCACGAGGTCACCCTCATCGACGCCTTCGAGGCCGTCGGGGCCTGCGCGCGCGGGCTGATGTCGCGCGAGGACGTCGACGTCATCGAACGCGCCATCTGCCCCGGCGAGGGTGCCTGCGGCGGGATGTACACCGCCAACACCATGGCCGCCGCCGCCGAGGCGCTGGGCATGTCGCTGCCCGGCAGCGCCGCCCCGCCGGCCACCGACCGCCGCCGCGACGGGTTCGCCCGCAAGTCCGGCGAGGCCGTGGTGAACCTGCTGCGCCACGGGATCACCGCCCGGCAGATCCTCACCAAGGAGGCGTTCGAGAACGCCATCGCCGTCGTCATGGCCCTGGGCGGTTCCACCAACGCCGTGCTGCACCTGCTCGCCATCGCCTACGAGGCCGAGGTCGAGCTGACCCTGGACGACTTCGACCGCGTCGCCGGCAAGGTCCCGCACCTGGGCGACCTCAAGCCGTTCGGCCGGCACGTCATGGTCGACGTCGACCGCATCGGCGGGATCCCCGTCGTCATGCGCGCGCTGCTGGACGCCGGCCTGCTGCACGGCGACGTGCTGACCGTCACCGGCAGGACGATGGCCGAGAACCTCGCCGACATCGCCCCGCCGGACGTCGACGGCGTCGTGCTGCGTGCGCTGGACAACCCCATCCACAAGACCGGCGGGATCACCATCCTCAAGGGCAACCTCGCCCCGGGCGGGGCCGTCGTGAAGAGCGCCGGCTTCGACTCGGAGGTCTTCGAGGGCACCGCGCGGGTCTTCGAGCGCGAGCGGGCCGCGCTCGACGCGCTGGAGGACGGCACCATCTCGGCCGGCGACGTCGTCGTCATCCGCTACGAGGGCCCCAAGGGCGGTCCGGGGATGCGCGAGATGCTCGCGATCACCGGGGCGATCAAGGGCGCCGGGCTGGGCAAGGACGTGCTGCTCATGACCGACGGCCGCTTCTCCGGCGGCACGACCGGGCTGTGCGTCGGGCACATGGCCCCCGAGGCCGTCGACGGCGGTCCGATCGCCTTCGTGCGCGACGGCGACACCATCCGCCTCGACGTCGCGGGCAAGACCCTCGAGGTGCTCGTGAGCGAGGAGGAGCTGGCGGCCCGCCGCGAGGGCTGGGAGCCGCTGCCGCCGGTGTTCAAGCGGGGTGTGCTCGCCAAGTACGCCAAGCAGGTGCAGTCGGCCTCCGTGGGCGCCGTCTGCTTCTGA